GCTCATACATGAACCGGAACATCACGAAGTCTTGCGAggaataagaagaaaggaaaaaagagataTCACCGTCGGTTTCTAGAGTGGACCGGTGTATGGGGGAATTGATCCTTCTTGTCCAATTTCCCGATTCTGGTTCGAATTCTTTTTCCAAAGTGGGACTGACCCACTCTGGATCCCTTTACCTTTACGGGGATTGATTAAAAAACGGAGACGCGcaagatggagaaaaagagtCGTTGCTTGCCTTGCACGTTTTTGATAACCGCGAATCGCACCGCCAGCACCGCATCGTACTTCGCGTCACCGCTCGCCAATTCTCAACGCGAGGCTTTGCTTCCAGCTTGTTCCAAAAGCCTTTCTGTCGACATCATGCTGCTTCCTGGTGTCCCGAGCTCCTGCGAATTTCCACAGCCCTTGGCAAGTCCTTGACGTCCCCAGGCCCGCCACTCAGCACCCCCGCCGCCCTACCCGGTAACACTgtttcctaatttaatttaGGATATGATATACTTCAAGAAGTTTCATGTTTTAGTTTTagagaaaattataatttaaaaaaaaaaagacacatgtttcatatagaattagtttcatcatcatcacattaTCATTACCATGTCCTCATTGTTAGATTATCATATTATCGTGCCATGATACTTATGTCGTCATCGTAACCTTGTCATGTATCTTCATTAAATATTGCATgttatttgataattatatgTTTTAGGATCATGCATACAATATAGTTTAAATTTTAAGAAAGCACAAAAATAATCATAGCATATAGTTGGATAATAGGATTAATctattaagattgcatataggcggtatttaaataaatagtaggttatttcatattcatttcgcctgtcattaaaattaaaattaaggtatttcaaatattttagttCATGTCAAATGTCAATAGCTTAGTAGTTCAAGTATCATATTTTCACTAGTGGTTCATAGGAACCACGTTATGGTGAGGTAGTGTTTTGGCTTACTTAGGGCGTTGaggtttgatttattttttttatttatttatgctttattgctttgatttattgagtgttaatttcTTCATCATGCACTCGCATAATTACCTTCCACATTAGTGGTTTAGGtttaaatttgaccaaaattgcttgcaaaatatttgaaagaatGTTAGATTAACCTAACATAATCAAGTCCTCGTATATATAATGGTTTGAATAAGTGTTCTCTCACGTTTTACAtgagtttctaatcgatccaTAGTAGATTAGTGATGACTCTTAACTGAACtaaattatttgtttaaattgattaaatcaaAACCCCAAAGTTGTGATTGATAAGGCTTGGAAGAGTCCATACTAAGTTTTTgatttagtaatccattaactttCCTTTCAGTGATTCACCTCAAGAAAGGTTATGATAAAACGTTTTCCATGGATTGAAAACAAGAAATTTAGATTGGAGGAAAATAACTTCCCCTTCTAGTAAAAATGAAATCACTTTCCCTAAttaccaaacaaatgaaaattaaccatttttctttaaaaaaaatattctttcattatgaaattttcatttaaataaacgcaccccaaattaaaaacaatattcCATATTAATCTAACACTAGCTCTTCTTTGGCCAAGAGATGTTATATTAATAAAGTGTGAAAGattacaatttaaattttttatcacaTTAAAAGTACACGgattcaaagataaaaagaagacaATGCATTAGAATTTCGAAAAGTTGAGTGTATGATCAATTAATGTAAAGGTTTGAATCATCGAAATACGAGGTAATTTGAATCTTTAGTCATATCAAAAGCACATGAAATACagttgttgacacccaaaaataACAAACTTGTAGTTATAATCGACAAATGACAAACTAGTCAATAATAACAGAGTTTGGTGAACAACAATTGCCATTGATATAAAGAACAATATCAACAACTTGCAAGAAAGTTATTGACAACAAATATCAATGATGAAGTCATCAACATCTACATGTAACTAtcaaataacaatattttcgaATATGTAACCTTTTTTAGATAAGTGTTACTAGATGATAGGTAACTGTTAGGCAATTATGTTTAAAGCCactattttaggattttgtaGCTTCTTGTAGATATGTGTTATTGTAACTTCTTGTAACCGCAAATAAGATTAGGAAGTTATTTGTTCTAAAGATAGGATTAAAAagtcatcttttaaatttaatggtCTTTTGTAACCATCAACTGTAGGCTAATAGCCAGTGCCATACATGTGAGCGAAAGAGAGGAGACACTGTTCATCTATGCTCTCTACCGGGCGACTGGTTCCCTGTAGCGAGCGTTCTAGTTGTTGAGTGATTCTGATCTCTTCGGGGATCCGTTTGGCGCGATTTTTGGAGGTATTCCTCGCATCCCCCCCGCAAATCCTCACCGAAGCGTTTTGGCTGGGTTGTCCTAAATCGTGAGAGCCCCTGACTCGCGATTAGGGTTCTGGTGCGTTCCCGAGTTCGTCTCTGGCCGAGCTTCGAGCTGATCTTGCGGCCACTTCTGGGCCGTCTCCTTTGAAGGTAAGCTTCGTCCCATCCCTCTTAGGATCTTAGCCGAAGCTTTTTCCGTGCCATGGCCTATATTGCTGGTGTCCTTGTGCTGCGATAGCGTTCTGGTGCGTTCAGCTGCTCGGTTTCGTTTGTGTTCTGTATGGCATCGACGAGCTTTGATCCTTCGGGCAGGGGTAAGGGCAAACCCCAGGTGCCCATTGCAAGGAGTCGAAGCCGTGTGCGATATGCCTCTAGAGGCCGGAATAGAGGATGCCCTGGTAATCTGAATCGGGAGAGTTCGAGAGCTCCCCTTACCCGATCATGGGTCAATGTGGCTAGTCTGTCCTCTAAAGGATATGAGCTAGGCTTTGCTCCACCTATTTCGGTGGGGAAGAAATCGGTAGTGCGGTTGTCTGAGAATGCTAAGTTTGCTGGTGATCCGAAATGGAACTCTTGTCTGGTGGGATATTATATTGGAAAGAATGTGCCATTTAAGATTACTGAGATGGCTCTAAAACAGGCTTGGGGGGCTCACCTGTCCGAAGTCCTAGCCAATGATGATGGTTTCTATTTTTTCATCATCCCTGATGATGAATTCAGGAAGAAAATACTGGATGAAGGGCACTTGACAGTATCCAGAATCCCGTTAGTACTCAAGCAATGGCATCATACAATGGAGCTGAAAAAAGATCTTCAATCTTCGGTTCCTGTCTGGATTCGGCTAAAGAATATACCCTTTGCGTATTGGTCAGCTCCAGGAATTAGCGAGATTGCAAGCGCAGTAGGGAGGCCCTTATATGTAGATCCTTTGACGGAGAAAATGAAACGTTTATCATTTGCTAGAGTCTGTGTTGAAATTTCTGCAAAACAGGAGAAATGCGAGGAAGTTGAGGTATGGGTGGATGACAAAGCCTTCTCGGTTCAGGTGCTTTATGAATGGAGACCGAATTCATGTGAGAAGTGCTGTGCATTTGGCCATAATTGCCTGGCAAAGGTAGGCACCAAGCAACCTCCAGTTGCTGCAGTTCAATCTGTTGCTGCTGCAAATCTAGTTACTGCTACTGCAAATCCAGTCTCTGCAGATCCGTCTACTACAGATCCTAATATCTCTTCCTCCTCGGAGGAGGGATGGAAGCAAGTCACcaataggaaaaataaacaCCTCCAGGGACATAAGGAGAAGCTAGGACTTACTCCTCCAATCCTGACCTTAAAGGCCAAAATGGCTGATGGTCCGAGTAAGATACATGCTCCCCGAAGGTCGATCTCGGAAGGTGATGGGAACTCCTTAGCTCTTGCTATCTCTAAGCCTGTCGAAGCTGTGGCAGCTTTGTCTTCTGGAGAAGAATTGGAGGAGGATGCAAGGGCTGTTAGCAATAGTAGCAGTGAGGAAGGGGATTCAGCCCCTGGTTCGCCAAGCCTCCAGGATGCTTCTCAACCTCGGCCTAAGACGCCGCATATTCAAAAGGCCCCGCTGAAGATTTCTTCTATGGCCAATCCCTCTAATGCTCCTAATAAGGGGTCGAGCAGGAGGAGGCCACCCAGACGAAGGTAGTGTTTTTTGCCCTCCCtattttttgatgaattttggtgTTTGGAACATTAGGGGATTGGGAAACCCTGTTAAGCAAGCCGAAATCAGGAATTTTGTTAGGTCCAATAATCTTTGCTGTGTTGGTATTATTGAGACCAAGATCTCCGATGCTGCTTTTAATTCGGTATCCTCTGTTTTATTACCTGGTTGGCGGTGGGTTAATAACTATAATTATTCCCATAAGGGGAGAATTTGGGTGGGTTGGAACCCCCGGGAGGTCGATTTTTTGGTTAATACCTCCTCGAAGCAAGTCATCCACGGGAGGCTTCTTTGGCTGATTTCGGGTAAGGTCTTGTTTCTTTCGGTAGTCTATGCCGAGCACTGCTTCATGTCTAGAAGGCCTCTATGGGAAGATCTTATTCATACCAATGGTATCCTTTCCTCTACTCCCTGGATTGTTGCTGGGGACTTCAACGCAATCCGTGACCCTTCGGATAGAGTGGGTGGTTCAAATGCTTGGATCCCGGCTTTCGATGAATTTAAAGATTGTTTGACCCAAGCGGGCCTAGATGATCTGCGTTATACTGGATATAGGTATACTTGGACTACTTCATCTGGTCCTAACCGCAAGCAGAGGAAAATAGACAGAGTGTTGATAAATGGCTGTTGGAATTCGACATTTTCTTATTCGGAAGCATCCTTTTTGGCTCCAGGCATATCAGATCATTCCCCGATGCTTGTTAAGGTTATGCAGGTACCAAAATCTTCCAAGCCATTTAAGTTCTTTAATTTCTGGATGACCCATCCAGATTTCTTTTCATTGGTTTCGGAAGCTTGGCTTTCTCCTATTCAAGGCTCGCCCATGTTTACTCTCTGTGCAAAGCTTCGGCTTCTGAAATGCAAGCTGAAACAGCTCAACAAAGAAGCATTTTCTGACTTGTCTATGAGAACGGCTAAGGCCAGGCGAGCTCTCCATGCTACTCAGGATGCATTGCAAGCTGATCCCTCAAATGGTCGTCTTGCGGAAGCCGAGAAGCAGCAGATTCAAGTTTTCACGGACTTGCGACTTCAAGAGGAATCGTTTTATCGGCGAAAATCCGAGGTACGGTTGAAGGATGGGGACCTTAATACCAAA
The window above is part of the Eucalyptus grandis isolate ANBG69807.140 chromosome 6, ASM1654582v1, whole genome shotgun sequence genome. Proteins encoded here:
- the LOC104429377 gene encoding uncharacterized protein LOC104429377 — protein: MEKKSRCLPCTFLITANRTASTASYFASPLANSQREALLPACSKSLSVDIMLLPGVPSSCEFPQPLGSGAFPSSSLAELRADLAATSGPSPLKRSGAFSCSVSFVFCMASTSFDPSGRGKGKPQVPIARSRSRVRYASRGRNRGCPGNLNRESSRAPLTRSWVNVASLSSKGYELGFAPPISVGKKSVVRLSENAKFAGDPKWNSCLVGYYIGKNVPFKITEMALKQAWGAHLSEVLANDDGFYFFIIPDDEFRKKILDEGHLTVSRIPLVLKQWHHTMELKKDLQSSVPVWIRLKNIPFAYWSAPGISEIASAVGRPLYVDPLTEKMKRLSFARVCVEISAKQEKCEEVEVWVDDKAFSVQVLYEWRPNSCEKCCAFGHNCLAKVGTKQPPVAAVQSVAAANLVTATANPVSADPSTTDPNISSSSEEGWKQVTNRKNKHLQGHKEKLGLTPPILTLKAKMADGPSKIHAPRRSISEGDGNSLALAISKPVEAVAALSSGEELEEDARAVSNSSSEEGDSAPGSPSLQDASQPRPKTPHIQKAPLKISSMANPSNAPNKGSSRRRPPRRRGLGNPVKQAEIRNFVRSNNLCCVGIIETKISDAAFNSVSSVLLPGWRWVNNYNYSHKGRIWVGWNPREVDFLVNTSSKQVIHGRLLWLISGKVLFLSVVYAEHCFMSRRPLWEDLIHTNGILSSTPWIVAGDFNAIRDPSDRVGGSNAWIPAFDEFKDCLTQAGLDDLRYTGYRYTWTTSSGPNRKQRKIDRVLINGCWNSTFSYSEASFLAPGISDHSPMLVKVMQVPKSSKPFKFFNFWMTHPDFFSLVSEAWLSPIQGSPMFTLCAKLRLLKCKLKQLNKEAFSDLSMRTAKARRALHATQDALQADPSNGRLAEAEKQQIQVFTDLRLQEESFYRRKSEVRLKDGDLNTKFFHQVVNKRHLQNRIISVTNGNTTTVEPSEVQKIFVDHFRDLLTATPAVAYPTMEEIRAVLKQTLDVDQVRFLSAPISDDEIKDTLFSLATGKAPGPDGFNVEFFKHSWDVVGASVILAVRDFFVTIELLKQINTTIIALVPKIPNASTLSMTSSLLRLCNTIYKCITKLIANRLSRVLPSIISLPQNAFVKGRHINDNILVAQELFSGFHHDPYRPKCVIKVDFRKAYDTVNWEFIEVCLQAFGFPQHFIDRIMSCVRSPKFSVSLNGELHGFFTSGRGIRQGDPMSPYIFTLVMEVFSGLLDIQTGRPGFGFFWRCKSTKLSHLFFADDVLLFSEASLASIDLLKAGIDSFSKWERIGAESNKSEVFIAGGSSDLRSGILNKLGFQVGSLPFRYLGVPVISARLGKADCVMLVNAITARVQSWTHRFLSFAGRLQLIKSVLYSIQGFWASVFFLPCAVLDRIEKILRQFLWKGPMLGLGGAKVACSWAWKKLLRLRSIYQQHFRWRIGNGRSVSFWFDPWHLNGPLNRLFSNQEIYRSGIPRDASHCDALSTPLGWYVINIMANWWDPIPEFNQQADRFQWIRHPSGRFSTASAWELLRPKGDAVPWSSFVWSSSIPPRYQTHLWLITRNRLPTQVLLLSYARIPTALCPFCSRRPDSVNHLFFACQTPGNLASFWAAKFNILWRNKSWQENLVWAMKHFSDKSFYNSLAMFSFGALCYIIWKERNNIIFRNQTLFLPAMKMHLQKAIKDKASTFKHVIDTPKNRRLAMSWDLSPSIFL